From a single Candidatus Zixiibacteriota bacterium genomic region:
- a CDS encoding DMT family transporter, with the protein MSQERISDDPKARPQPAPGRRLLAEFGLLYAAAIWGATFFIVKEVVASVDPVVLVGYRFLLAGLLLAIFLLIRRAPFLEGWRDGIILGIILWLLYIPQTIGLQYTSAANSGFITGLFVVFVPLLAYFLMRKTPAYWEYFAIALSVVGLWFLTGGISGMNFGDLITLAAAFFYALHLLYCDKYMKLGRDPLVISCQQFLFVGALSLVTAFVLGLPFAVAKSSAWWLIVFLTLFPTVSAFVVQLYAQKLTSPFRVSLIFTLEPVFAAIFAWTLGGEAFILRSALGGLLIFVAMIIAEMPAAKRAPIA; encoded by the coding sequence ATGTCCCAGGAGCGTATCTCCGATGATCCGAAGGCCCGGCCGCAGCCTGCGCCCGGCCGGCGCCTGCTCGCCGAATTCGGTCTGCTTTATGCAGCCGCGATTTGGGGCGCGACCTTCTTCATCGTCAAGGAGGTCGTCGCCTCGGTCGATCCGGTGGTCCTGGTCGGCTATCGCTTCCTGCTCGCCGGGCTGCTGCTGGCAATCTTCCTGTTGATTCGCCGCGCGCCGTTCCTGGAGGGCTGGCGCGACGGGATCATTCTCGGCATCATCCTGTGGTTGCTCTACATCCCGCAGACCATCGGCCTGCAATACACCAGCGCTGCAAATTCCGGGTTCATTACCGGCCTCTTTGTCGTCTTCGTGCCGCTGCTGGCGTATTTTCTGATGCGCAAGACGCCGGCCTACTGGGAGTACTTCGCGATCGCGCTGTCGGTGGTCGGACTGTGGTTTCTCACCGGCGGAATCAGCGGTATGAACTTCGGTGATCTGATCACGCTGGCCGCGGCGTTTTTCTATGCGCTGCATTTGCTTTACTGCGACAAGTACATGAAGCTTGGTCGCGACCCGCTGGTGATCAGTTGTCAGCAATTTCTCTTTGTCGGAGCGCTCAGCCTGGTGACGGCATTCGTGCTGGGGCTGCCGTTTGCGGTCGCCAAATCCTCCGCCTGGTGGCTGATTGTCTTCTTGACCCTCTTCCCCACCGTCAGTGCCTTCGTGGTGCAGTTGTACGCGCAGAAGTTGACTTCGCCCTTTCGCGTCAGTTTGATCTTCACGCTCGAACCGGTCTTCGCGGCGATCTTCGCGTGGACACTCGGCGGCGAAGCGTTCATCCTGCGCAGCGCACTCGGCGGGCTCTTGATCTTTGTCGCCATGATCATCGCCGAGATGCCGGCAGCAA